The following are encoded in a window of Chlorocebus sabaeus isolate Y175 chromosome 22, mChlSab1.0.hap1, whole genome shotgun sequence genomic DNA:
- the LRTM1 gene encoding leucine-rich repeat and transmembrane domain-containing protein 1, whose protein sequence is MKGELLLFSGVIVLLQVVYGCPDKCRCHSSTNFVDCSQQGLAEIPSHLPPQTQTLHLQDNQIHHLPAFAFRSVPWLTALNLSNNSLSDLAPGAFHGLQHLQVLNLTQNSLLSLESRLFHSLPQLRELDLSSNNISHLPTSLGETWENLTILAIQQNQLQQLDRALLESMPSVRLLFLKDNLWKCNCHLLGLKLWLEKFIYKGGITDGVICGSPDTWKGKDLLRIPHELYQPCPLAAPDPESSQPQQPGSTHGVVLRPPKNHNSGERDLFECELKPKPRPANLRHAIATVIITGVVCGIVCLMMLAAAIYGCTYAAITAQYHGGPLAQTNDPGKVEEKERLDSSPA, encoded by the exons ATGAAAG GTGAACTGCTCCTGTTTTCCGGTGTGATTGTCCTCCTCCAGGTGGTATATGGCTGCCCAGACAAGTGCCGATGTCACTCATCTACAAATTTTGTAGACTGCAGCCAGCAGGGTCTGGCTGAAATTCCTTCCCATTTACCTCCTCAAACTCAAACGCTGCATTTACAAGATAATCAGATACACCATCTTCCTGCTTTTGCATTTAGGTCAGTGCCATGGCTCACGGCCTTAAACTTGTCCAACAATTCCCTTTCAGATCTGGCCCCTGGAGCTTTCCATGGGCTTCAGCACTTGCAGGTTTTAAACTTAACCCAGAATTCACTCCTTTCCCTGGAAAGCAGACTTTTCCATTCCCTCCCTCAGCTGAGGGAGCTTGATTTGTCATCAAACAACATAAGCCACCTTCCCACATCCCTGGGAGAGACTTGGGAGAACCTAACTATACTTGCGATTCAACAAAACCAGCTTCAGCAGCTTGATCGAGCGCTCCTGGAATCCATGCCCAGTGTGAGGCTTTTATTTCTCAAGGACAACCTCTGGAAATGCAATTGCCACTTGCTTGGCCTTAAACTCTGGTTGGAGAAATTTATCTATAAAG GGGGAATAACAGATGGTGTCATCTGTGGATCACCAGACACCTGGAAGGGAAAGGACCTCCTTAGGATCCCTCATGAGCTGTACCAGCCCTGCCCTCTTGCTGCTCCTGATCCAGAGTCCTCGCAGCCTCAGCAGCCTGGCTCTACCCACGGTGTGGTCCTGAGGCCTCCTAAGAACCACAACTCGGGGGAGCGAGACCTCTTTGAGTGCGAGCTCAAACCCAAGCCAAGGCCTGCCAACCTGCGTCATGCTATTGCCACCGTCATCATCACTGGGGTTGTGTGTGGGATTGTGTGTCTCATGATGTTGGCAGCTGCCATCTATGGCTGCACCTATGCGGCAATCACAGCCCAGTACCATGGGGGACCCTTGGCGCAAACCAATGATCCTGGGAAGGTGGAAGAAAAAGAGCGACTTGACAGCTCACCAGCCTGA